The segment CTGCTCCACCTGTAGCGCCGCGCACTCACCTCCGCTGCAGCGCCGGCATCAACAAGCCCCGCGGACGGGTTGCATTTGCAACGATCTTGGCATGGAGGCTGGACTGCTGGAGTGGACCTCCGCCGGCGAGAACTCAGTCAGAGCAATTATCATTCTACACTTAAATTCATAATAAGTCTAATTATTCCACTAATTATCTTTTCTAGATTAATGATAAATaaaagtaaaaaaataaatgcaATTAAAAGTACCCGTGGTCCTTAACCTCGAGGATGAATTTAGCCCAGTGTCAATATGATGTCccccaaaaaaaatataaattgtTAAAGCGAATTCCGGTATTTGTGTGTTTCTACATCttgactcttttttttttttgaagttgGGAACCTTCTTTAGTTAAAAATGTTAATGTTTTAGCTACCGAAATTTCAAGTAAGCCACCTTCTTTTTAAAATGATATAACACCCTTGCAAAGAGGTTTTCCAGTAACCATTGCTCAGAACAAAATTGCCTTGGTCTTCTCTACTTGCACTGCCAATAAGTCGCCGCCGGGCTGATAGAGACCAAGCGAGCACTCATATGTTAGGCCAACTCCTGTACTAACCACACTTCCCAGGTTGGTAGGTGCATCAAACCACCTCCAAACCTCACGACAATGCTTCAAAACCCAAGAACTGATCACCATCCCGAACCTCCAAACCTGCCCATTCTGATCGAGTCAACCCCTGACAAACTACTAGAAGCACCGGCTGACCGGCAAATCGTCCGATCCGGCCGCTGCTAATAAGAGGCCTCCGATCCTTCCCCGTGACAGAGAGAGCCTCGTGTTTCGATCGTTTCCTAGGAGAGAAGAGAGAACTGAACGATCAGCGATGGGTTGGGCGAGGAAGAAGCCGCTGGCAGCTGCCCTGGCCGTGGCGCTGCTCCTCGGCCTGTGCCGCGGCGACGTGGTGCAGTTCATCTTCGGCGACTCGCTGTCCGACGTTGGCAACAACAACTACCTCAAGAAGAGCCTCGCCCGCGCCGCGCTCCCCTGGTACGGCATCGACTTCGGCCGCGGCATGCCCAACGGCAGGTTCTGCAACGGCCGCACCGTCGCCGACATCGTCGGCGACAAGATGGGCCTGCCGCGCCCGCCCGCGTTCCTCGACCCGTCCCTCGACGCCGACACCATCTTCAAGAACGGCGTCAACTAcgcctccggcggcggcggcatcctCAACGAGACGTCGTCCCTCTTTGTAAGCCAATCAACTGTTTGTtactacttaggccttgtttagttccaaaaaaattttgtaaaatttttcagattccccgtcacatcgaatctttagacgcatgcatgaagtattaaatatagacgaaaataaaaactaattgcacaatttagtcagaattgacgagacgaatcttttgagtctagttagtccataattggataatatttgtcaaatacaaacgtactattcctattttgcaaaattttttggaactaaacaaggccttattactAGGAAAGCATACTTGCAACAACATACTGAAATGAAATGGCctgcctgcatgcatgcatattcaGATCCAGAGGTTCTCGCTGTACAAGCAGATCGAGCTGTTCCAGGGCACGCAGGCGTTCATGCGGGACAAGATCGGGAAGGCGGCGGCGGACAAGTTGTTCGGCGAGGGTTACTACGTGGTGGCCATGGGCGCCAACGACTTCATCAACAACTACCTCCTGCCCGTCTACTCCGACTCGTGGACCTACACCGGCGACACCTTCGTCAAGTACATGGTGGCCACCCTGGAGGCGCAGCTGAAGCTGCTGCACGCGCTGGGCGCCCGGCGGCTGACCTTCTTCGGCCTCGGCCCCATGGGTTGCATCCCGCTGCAGCGGTACCTGACGTCCTCCGGCGGGTGCCAGGAGTCGACGAACAAGCTGGCGCGGAGCTTCaacgcggaggcggcggcgctgaTGGAGCGGCTGTCGGCGTCGCTGCCCAACGCGACGTTCCGCTTCGGCGAGGCGTACGACTACTTCCAGGACATCATCGACCGGCCCTACGCGTACGGGTTCAACAACTCGCGGGCGCCGTGCTGCACGCTGGGACGGATCAGGCCGACGCTCACCTGCACGCCGCTGTCCACGCTGTGCAAGGACCGGAGCAAGTACGTGTTCTGGGACGAGTACCACCCCACCGACAGGGCCAACGAGCTCATCGCGCTCGAGACGCTCAGGAAGCTCAACATCACCGTCGTCGTCAACAACGGCACATCCGGATAGCCGATGATGCATGCCTGGAGCAACGAACGCACGGTGGCAGGATACAGGTCGTCCTGCTGGGGCGGTTTTTGCGTTTGTGGTTTAACTGAAGAAAGCAAATTAAGTCACTGCAAAGGGaaggactatatatatatatatatatatatatatatatatatatatatatatatatatatatatatatatatatatatatatatatatacacgaatGTAATTATATAAATATAGTACAAACGGTTTTGTATAATATCAATAGCCCACTATAGCCCAAACTCAAGGCAAGTAGGATAAGATTGAGGGACGACGAACAGTGAGTTAGTTAGACATGGACAGACCCGGAGGAGAGTGAgagtcagaaaaaaaaaagaattttttCGACCTTTAATATTTGGCATATAGATACAGTGAGTATATTTTTCATCATAGCTAGAAAGGTACAAATAAGTCCCATGTGCACATGTTTATCATGAAACCCCTTGGAGCAACTGTGAGAATCTACCGTGAATTTGTTACGTGTCCGTGTGATCACGTGCATACATCCAAGGTACTCCCTCTatttccaagaatcttggagagtcaaaattttttcatgtttgaccaaatttatagagaaaaatactaaaatttataacgtaaagtgagtatattatgaaaaatataattaaggaagaatctaatgatacttagttggtatcataataataataattttatcatataaaaacttaaaaaagtttgactcttcaagattcttggaatgacttacaatttaggatggagggagtatgaggTTATTGCTTACTCTTTCCATTCAAGAATACAATGCATTTTCAGACAAAATAAGAGAGCGGGCAAGAGACGCATGTACTCCTCATTTAATAACTCTCTAATTTATTGAAATCTGATCCTATTctacctgggccttgtttagttcatcccgaaaagcaaaaacttttcaagattctccgtcacatcaaatcttaaagcacatgcatgaagcattagatatagacgaaaataaaaactaattgcacagtttgtctgtaaatcacgagatgaatcttttgagcctaattaatttatgattggataatatttgttaaataaaaacgaaaatgctaccgtgccgaaatccgaaattttttcggaactaaacaaggtcctgATTAAAAAGTGCCATATCTAAGTTATTTTCTTATacaaaatatgataagcactcaATTACTTTTATCTCCTGTATTTTTATTTAAGTAAAACATTATctcccccccctcccccccaaATATACTATAGTTGGAAGACTCCTCTCGAATGCTAgaatacggagggagtatacgtTAGATGCATCCACGTAAACACGTACTGTACGTGATTCATGGTAGGTGTCTACGCTTCCACCGTTGCTCTGTGGAGACCATtttgattgatttttttttccaagCCGTTTCCCAGTTAGCACCACCACGCCACCGGTCCACCACCACCGGGCACCAGAGCGGACGAGGGCTAGCTTCCCACAAAGGACAGCTAGCTAGCGACCAGCGTGCTACGGCACACGGCTCGCccagttgggccttgtttagttgctaaAATGTTTTGGTTTTCGaaactatagcacttttgtttttatttgacaaacattgtacaATAATGAAGtaagtaggcttaaaagatttatctcatgatTTAAAGAGAAAACTGTGCaattcatttttatttttatctatatttagtgctccatgcatgtgccgcaagattcgatgtgacagaaatcttaaaaaaattttggtttttgggtgaactaaacaaggccttgctcgTGTAATAACGCAGTTTACGCAAACGCGTTGGTGGTGCCCTCCGAAACGCATTCTCCCACCACCGGTCCACGGGGCGCCGCGCTGTGTTTGCCGTGGAGATCTCATGGGTCATGGGACTTTGCACTCACGACTCGATCGTGTGCATTCTTCCACCATCACCGATCCACGGCACCACCCTCCGCCGTCCGCTGTAGCCGTGTAGTAGCCGCGCGTAGGCTTGTCATTTTCGATCATGTTTCCTTCCAAGGCACACGCAGCCTCGACCGTCTGCACGccactctattgctcttcttcTATAAAGTGGGCCCGGCCCGCTGCCAGTACCAAAGGTTCGAGAAGATCAGTACAAGAGGATCGATCCATCTCCATCCCCCCAGTCGTCAGCACGCCGTTTTCCGCTCATCGTGCCCCGTTTCCAAGTAGCCAATCCCTCCGCTCCACTCGTGTCACCGACGTGTGGGACCAGTGAAACTCCGGGCCCGCGTGTCATAGGGTTGCTGTAGCCGGAGCCCACCGAGGAGGAAACGGGCTGGCTCCTGCTCGTGCGCCGCGGCCGCTTCTCTTTCTCTCCAAGCGCGCGCGCGCCGCAGCCGCAAAAGCGCGAGCAAACGACGCGAGGCCGTTCGCGCGACCCAGGGCTGCTGCTGGCTCTCCGTCACGCCGCCCCGGCCGTGATCCGCTTGGCCCTACTCGCTGGGCACACGCAACAAACTCGCAGTCACAGGGGGTGCCGTAGACCCTCCTCACTCCCCCCAGTCGACACTCTACCGCTGCCCCAGCTGCCCACCGTCACCGTGTGCGGCGCCACCTCGTTGGACGAGCGAGCTTCttccgccccgccccgccccgatCGATCGACCACCGAATCCCGCCGCGGCCATGTCGTCGGCGGCCGTGTCGTCCGCTTCCTCCACCTTCTTCCTCGCGCTCGCCTCCTCGGCCTCCCCGGGGGGACGCAGGCGGGCAAGGGTCGGCTCGCCGCCGTTCCACACCGGCGCCGGTCCGAATTTCGCGTTCTGGCGGGCGCCGCCGCGCGTGCCCCGTGACGCGGCGCTGGTGCGCGCGGAGGCCGAAGGCGGGGGCAAGGACGCGCCGCCGGAGAGGAGtggcgacgccgccgccgccgccgccagcaggtTGCCCCGCGCCGCTCGGCGCAAGGCGGTTAGTTGGTCGACGCCTATCTtcttctatctatatatatatatcccccACCTCGATTTCTTGGATCACTGTTTTGTTTTCTGAAACCGACGTGTGCGTGCGTTCATGCTGCGCAGGTCTCCAAACGGAGGGATCCTCTTCAGCCGGTCGGCCGTTACGGCTCATCCGGAACGGGGAACACGGCCAGGAGCGGCGCCGCGACCGCGTCCACCCAGAACGCCGCGTTGGCGGCCGTTGAGATCAAGTCCATCGTCGCCGCGCCGCCGACGAGCATAGTGAAGTTCCCAGCCCCGGGATACAGGGTGATCCTTCCCTCTGGGGACATAGCGCCGGAGACTGTCGTCCCAGCCCCGAAGCCACTGCCACTGCATGGATCGCCTGGGGCGAACTCCGTGCGGCCGGCTTCCATTCCCGATCCTGACACCCATGGTGATGTTGAACTTGCTGAAAAGAAACCTGCACAGGTTGATGGAGATTATTCAAATGGGGTTGCACCTCCTCCAGCTGAGCCAGTAGTACAGGAGGCCACTTGGGATTTCAAGAAATACATCGGTTTTGAGGAGCCTGTGGAAGCCAAGGATGATTCCGGGGTTGCTGCAGATGGTGCTGATTCTTTTGAACACTACGAGAACAATGATTCTGGGCCTTTGGCCGGGGAGAATGTCATGAACGTCATCGTGGTGGCTGCTGAATGTTCTCCATGGTGCAAAACAGGCAAGGACATTACTCTTTTGTGGATTCTTTCAGAAGCGCTTTCCATTTCAGTTTGCCTGAGTTACTGATGTGAGCAATCAatttattttgaatattttaGGTGGCCTTGGAGATGTTGTGGGAGCTTTACCCAAGGCTTTAGCGAGAAGAGGACATCGTGTTATGGTAGTactctttttttctttaatgtccTTAATGGTAGTGTACTCTTGCGCTTCTGTTTTCTTTTGGTTTCCTGTTTTTCCATCATCTTACACATATATGGTGAATCTATAAGTTGAGAACTTGAGTTGCTCATATTAGTTGGATATACTTGGATCTCATGAGATGCAAGGTGTTGAAAATCCACGTAAAAAAAAAGATCTGAAAG is part of the Sorghum bicolor cultivar BTx623 chromosome 10, Sorghum_bicolor_NCBIv3, whole genome shotgun sequence genome and harbors:
- the LOC8065530 gene encoding GDSL esterase/lipase At1g74460 is translated as MGWARKKPLAAALAVALLLGLCRGDVVQFIFGDSLSDVGNNNYLKKSLARAALPWYGIDFGRGMPNGRFCNGRTVADIVGDKMGLPRPPAFLDPSLDADTIFKNGVNYASGGGGILNETSSLFIQRFSLYKQIELFQGTQAFMRDKIGKAAADKLFGEGYYVVAMGANDFINNYLLPVYSDSWTYTGDTFVKYMVATLEAQLKLLHALGARRLTFFGLGPMGCIPLQRYLTSSGGCQESTNKLARSFNAEAAALMERLSASLPNATFRFGEAYDYFQDIIDRPYAYGFNNSRAPCCTLGRIRPTLTCTPLSTLCKDRSKYVFWDEYHPTDRANELIALETLRKLNITVVVNNGTSG